The Pangasianodon hypophthalmus isolate fPanHyp1 chromosome 2, fPanHyp1.pri, whole genome shotgun sequence genome window below encodes:
- the cldn10d gene encoding claudin-10 isoform X2, whose product MNRTAMMYLEIGCFLCCICGWILICSTLPTEYWNFSEVGDAVLTTVNYYSNLWMDCVSDTTGVSDCKYYPSLMALPVFLHVTRALAIVSVILGFWGSVLTLIGMKCTKIGGSELVNTRITLAAAFTYMASGLCGMAVYSMWGNRIRAEFVDVNYKPQKFELGAALFIGWGGSSLVICGSAVLCYFSGRERFSSGSNDTLVQADAYTRARSRGTYVTARTRGTYTLPAYSKANTAIMPPLFQSGRESKGTRKTQRTYTARRTAASMPLMDSYV is encoded by the exons ATGAATCGCACGGCTATGATGTATTTAGAAATTGGCTGCTTTTTGTGTTGCATTTGTGGATGGATTCTGATCTGTTCTACTCTGCCTACCGAGTACTGGAATTTCTCTGAGGTAGGTGATGCTGTACTCACCACGGTCAACTACTACTCCAACCTGTGGATGGATTGTGTATCTGACACCACTGGTGTTTCTGACTGCAAGTACTATCCTTCCTTGATGGCCCTTCCAG TTTTCTTGCATGTCACACGTGCCCTGGCCATTGTCTCTGTAATTCTGGGATTTTGGGGGTCCGTGCTCACCTTGATTGGAATGAAGTGCACGAAGATTGGGGGTTCTGAACTTGTTAATACAAGAATAACATTAGCAGCTGCGTTTACCTATATGGCATCAG GACTCTGTGGTATGGCAGTGTACTCCATGTGGGGAAACAGAATACGGGCAGAATTTGTGGATGTCAACTACAAGCCACAGAA atTTGAACTTGGTGCAGCATTATTCATAGGATGGGGAGGTTCCAGTTTGGTTATATGTGGAAGTGCAgttttgtgttatttctctgggagagagagatttagcTCAGG GTCAAATGACACACTGGTTCAGGCAGATGCTTACACGAGAGCTCGATCGAGAGGGACATATGTGACTGCTCGAACCAGAGGAACCTATACGTTGCCTGCCTACTCCAAGGCCAATACAGCAATCATGCCCCCCTTATTCCAATCAGGCAGAGAGAGCAAGGGAACCAGAAAAACACAAAGGACATATACAGCCCGAAGGACAGCAGCGTCCATGCCGCTCATGGATTCTTATGTGTGA
- the cldn10d gene encoding claudin-10 isoform X1, which produces MNRTAMMYLEIGCFLCCICGWILICSTLPTEYWNFSEVGDAVLTTVNYYSNLWMDCVSDTTGVSDCKYYPSLMALPDIPRSWKVFLIWPSVFLHRGKTYSVIHHSCFLWSSGPFGVPELTSKVFLHVTRALAIVSVILGFWGSVLTLIGMKCTKIGGSELVNTRITLAAAFTYMASGLCGMAVYSMWGNRIRAEFVDVNYKPQKFELGAALFIGWGGSSLVICGSAVLCYFSGRERFSSGSNDTLVQADAYTRARSRGTYVTARTRGTYTLPAYSKANTAIMPPLFQSGRESKGTRKTQRTYTARRTAASMPLMDSYV; this is translated from the exons ATGAATCGCACGGCTATGATGTATTTAGAAATTGGCTGCTTTTTGTGTTGCATTTGTGGATGGATTCTGATCTGTTCTACTCTGCCTACCGAGTACTGGAATTTCTCTGAGGTAGGTGATGCTGTACTCACCACGGTCAACTACTACTCCAACCTGTGGATGGATTGTGTATCTGACACCACTGGTGTTTCTGACTGCAAGTACTATCCTTCCTTGATGGCCCTTCCAG ATATCCCTAGATCATGGaaggtgttcttgatctggccatcTGTTTTCCTTCACCGTGGAAAGACTTAttctgtcatccaccacagttgttttctgtggtcttctgggccttttggtgttcctgagcttaCCAGTAAAG TTTTCTTGCATGTCACACGTGCCCTGGCCATTGTCTCTGTAATTCTGGGATTTTGGGGGTCCGTGCTCACCTTGATTGGAATGAAGTGCACGAAGATTGGGGGTTCTGAACTTGTTAATACAAGAATAACATTAGCAGCTGCGTTTACCTATATGGCATCAG GACTCTGTGGTATGGCAGTGTACTCCATGTGGGGAAACAGAATACGGGCAGAATTTGTGGATGTCAACTACAAGCCACAGAA atTTGAACTTGGTGCAGCATTATTCATAGGATGGGGAGGTTCCAGTTTGGTTATATGTGGAAGTGCAgttttgtgttatttctctgggagagagagatttagcTCAGG GTCAAATGACACACTGGTTCAGGCAGATGCTTACACGAGAGCTCGATCGAGAGGGACATATGTGACTGCTCGAACCAGAGGAACCTATACGTTGCCTGCCTACTCCAAGGCCAATACAGCAATCATGCCCCCCTTATTCCAATCAGGCAGAGAGAGCAAGGGAACCAGAAAAACACAAAGGACATATACAGCCCGAAGGACAGCAGCGTCCATGCCGCTCATGGATTCTTATGTGTGA